The Chaetodon trifascialis isolate fChaTrf1 chromosome 11, fChaTrf1.hap1, whole genome shotgun sequence nucleotide sequence AAGGACAGAAAAGGAACATCATTAGCTGTGAATGGAAaggacaggtggaggacagggtgtgtttgcagcacatgtaaaggtgtgtgtgtgtgtgtgtgtgtgtgtgtgtgtgtgtgtgtgtgtgtgtgtgtgtgtgtgtgtgtgtgtgtgcgcgtgcgtgcgtgcatgcgtgcgtgtctTCGTCTtctggagacagacagctgaccCCCTGTGGCGTCAAACCTTTGTGATCTTAAGTTAGGACCGTCAGGCCCAGGCGTGCTCAGACGTAGGCTGTGGGCTTGTCTGGATCGGACACAGCTTTGTAGACCTTCTGTGCACCCTTTGCCGGGTAAACGCTGCAAAACAAGAGGGACGAAGTCAGACCCGAACTCGTCAAACCCAAACTGTACATGGTTAATACGACTGTTAGAAACCACCAAACGACACGTTAGACCTGAGCCAGCATGCAGAGGCTGTCAGCGAGGGCCGAGCCCCGTGTTTTATCTGAGTCTCAGGTATCAAAACTTCCCACCAGCGAAAAGTCTGCATCCTGCTCGCTGTTCAGTCAGAATCCtctcttctgattggctgctgacagctggaggTCGTACGACCGTCCAGTTCAAAAGCAGATTAGCAGACTTCAATAAGCTGAGAGCGTCGGGTCAGCCAATAGAAACGAGTCGCTCTGCTCTCGGCTTCTGTCGCTGTTTGAGCTTGAGTCGACTGATTACATGACGTGATGTTTACAGGAAAACTGGACCGTGAGCCATCAGCGGATTGACGAATAACACACCGAACTGTCATGTCCTCATTTGAGCTGCACTTAAAGGAGGATTTATGGGAATCTACTGGCAGAAGTGGaataaaataatcagaattatgttttcattcatgtagcatcacctgaaaataagaaccATGGTGCTctttccatcacacacacttccacagagtccactgtgttgcactgccatgtttctacagtagcccagaagggacaaaccaaacactgactgagggactgaaggcagcaggagcgTCTCCTTCTCACTCTTAAAGGTGGTGGTGAAGGTATTCATTTGGTTGCAATCTGGaccctcaccactagatggcactgaATCCTACACGCTGGACCTTTAACCCTGCAGAAAATCTAGTCTGTGCTGAGCTCCAGTGGTGTACAGGTGTACTCACTgttgggtgtggttacaggtgcaacaGAGCACACCTCTGACTACAACAGACCAAAAATACTTTCAGAAATATGAGCATCAATGTTTtatgtgcaataatctgtgcaatccatcctgtacataacagtctgcaaatacaattcataatttaagataatgcttattttattacactcttttgtatatacttgctgtttttaatcctaatctatcttttactggtgctgctgtaaattggaatttccccctGCGGGCCgaataaaggtatattgaattgaattgaattgaatttatcCTTTTGAAATGATAGATTCATGTACCCTTGTTGGGGTGACAGcctcctgcagacacagcagagtaAACCTCCACCCAGTAAAGCCAGAAGGCCTCCGGTCCATCCAATGTAGAGGCCAGCGCCGATCTCATACCTGCAAACACATGACAGAGTGAAACAACCTGCACACGCACGACACACATCGACACATAAGCCCTCGTCCCGTCTTGAAGAACCATGCTGTTTATCATTAATGCTGTTCGATCAGTCTAAACGTCTGACGGATGCGTGTCGAGTCGACTCACCTCACGCCACCGTAGTACGGATCGTGGAACTCCTGCACGATACTGTTGGCGTACCAGGAAATTGCTGTCATAGTGCACAGACCTGCAGCACACAAACCGCCATGTTTTCGCATTATTGATGAACAAACACTGCTGTATTTCTTTGGATGTCTCAAACTGCTGGTACATTGAAGCTGTGATTCATGTTTGCCTATTCTTCATATTTATTGacttttttcacatatttctgtttttctttatttttctttattttcctttgctACTCTTAAAATCTTATTTCTATTTCGAAAAAAATCTAttgatgttttcaaattaaaatgccTTCCGGCATAATCTTCCCATTTTTCTaacaggcttttaatgtgaaataccTGCAggaagttttcagtttcactgttgGTAACTTAAGGTCACACAAAAGAGCAGCGAGGTAGAAGCAATAAATCAACGACGTGTGTCTCTCAGTTCTGagcttaaaaaataaaaggagcTTTTAAAAGCCAGACCTTCGTCAGGACACTGGGTTTGTTTTCTCGGACTCACCGGCCAGGATGCTAATCAGGCCTCCAGCCAAGGCGAGCTTGGCCTTGGATTGGTCGTTGGCCGAGCCGATCTTGATGCACTTCACCCCGAGCAGAGCAACGATCATGGAGCAGAGGCCGAGCAGCAGGGCGATGATCATCAGAGCGCGACACGCCTGCACGTACACTGCACAGAGGGAACATATCTCATCACATCACCATGAATCGATCCGACCTATCCCACGATCAGAGTCTCTGCTGCTCAGGTCGTGGAGAAACTTCACAGCCATCATGTTTATTGTCTTGCTCTTCCTCAAAACCTGTCAGCTTTGGTGCCGCTCTCGGAGGGAAAATGGGATTTCAAGAATAACGGAGCAAAAGTTTGAGAAATAAAAGtttttttacaaaaacagaaaaaggaaagggaggaactggaagtgtgtgtgtgtgtgtgtgtgtgtgtgtgtgtgtgtgtgcgtgtgcgtgtgcgtgtgtgtgtgtgtgtgtgtgtgtgttatgaccTCTAATGGTCATAAAAACCTCTTTATGAGCGTCAGAGTTTCAGGAGAGACAAAGCAGGTAACACTGAATGACACGTTCAGCTTCAGTGACTCCATCAGATAAGT carries:
- the cldn15la gene encoding claudin 15-like a; this encodes MSTAVEAIGFVICLISWLATGVALANDYWKISSVHGDIIISIREFQNLWHACAENSAGMAECRDFESMLNLPVYVQACRALMIIALLLGLCSMIVALLGVKCIKIGSANDQSKAKLALAGGLISILAGLCTMTAISWYANSIVQEFHDPYYGGVRYEIGAGLYIGWTGGLLALLGGGLLCCVCRRLSPQQGVYPAKGAQKVYKAVSDPDKPTAYV